The following proteins are encoded in a genomic region of Streptomyces sp. NBC_01723:
- a CDS encoding glycoside hydrolase family 26 protein: protein MAVRHSRNRSTRPAGIAAAVALAALVAAAGPTAAVEPTPPAPAPAVPAPGAPAKKPAAAPAFGAYLDYGPRGVARMAGLSQWLGDAELRVGHTYLPGDRWSNIEGAPTFLDAWADWRTRKADRMFVLNVPMMERNEEGVGDDEVRALLRRGAAGEFDHHYRALAERLVELKVPDTVLVLGWEMNGITYTHRCGPDPEAWKTYWKRIVTTMRAVPGQKFRFDYTPSRGRDAVPWTTCYPGDETVDIIGMDSYDQPRGMKFDEQVKEPYGLQAHVDFAKKHGKPISYPEWGLFRNGDNAEYMRRMLAWMDEHKPVYNTVTDYCPHGVWQCDDNPRSTAVYRSVLFGRTDEPAPGTPEPTAPATPTTPPVPAVPETTPRPPAGCSPLELGDWVEYWLGGKLCMRLDWYSRDK, encoded by the coding sequence ATGGCCGTACGGCATTCACGGAACCGGTCCACGCGGCCGGCGGGCATCGCGGCGGCGGTCGCACTGGCGGCGCTGGTGGCCGCGGCGGGCCCCACGGCCGCCGTCGAACCGACCCCGCCGGCACCCGCGCCCGCGGTCCCGGCACCCGGAGCCCCGGCGAAGAAGCCCGCCGCCGCCCCCGCGTTCGGCGCGTACCTGGACTACGGTCCGCGCGGCGTGGCCCGGATGGCCGGCCTCAGCCAGTGGCTGGGCGACGCAGAACTGCGCGTCGGCCACACCTATCTGCCCGGCGACCGATGGAGCAACATCGAGGGCGCCCCCACCTTCCTCGACGCATGGGCCGACTGGCGCACCCGCAAGGCGGACCGGATGTTCGTCCTCAACGTGCCCATGATGGAACGCAACGAGGAGGGGGTCGGCGACGACGAGGTGCGCGCACTGCTGCGCCGGGGCGCCGCCGGGGAGTTCGACCACCACTACCGCGCCCTCGCCGAACGGCTCGTCGAACTCAAGGTCCCGGACACGGTCCTGGTGCTCGGCTGGGAGATGAACGGCATCACCTACACCCACCGGTGCGGGCCGGACCCGGAGGCCTGGAAGACGTACTGGAAGCGGATCGTCACCACCATGCGGGCGGTGCCCGGCCAGAAGTTCCGGTTCGACTACACGCCGAGCCGCGGCCGGGACGCCGTCCCCTGGACGACGTGCTATCCGGGGGACGAGACGGTCGACATCATCGGCATGGACTCCTACGACCAGCCGCGCGGAATGAAGTTCGACGAACAGGTGAAGGAACCCTACGGACTCCAGGCGCACGTCGATTTCGCGAAGAAGCACGGAAAGCCCATCTCCTATCCGGAATGGGGACTGTTCCGCAACGGCGACAACGCCGAGTACATGCGGCGCATGCTGGCCTGGATGGACGAGCACAAGCCCGTCTACAACACGGTCACCGACTACTGCCCGCACGGCGTGTGGCAGTGCGACGACAATCCCCGCTCCACCGCCGTCTACCGGTCCGTGCTCTTCGGCCGCACCGACGAGCCCGCACCCGGGACCCCGGAGCCCACCGCGCCCGCGACGCCCACCACGCCGCCCGTGCCCGCGGTGCCGGAGACCACTCCGCGACCGCCGGCCGGCTGCTCGCCGCTGGAACTGGGCGACTGGGTCGAGTACTGGCTCGGCGGGAAGCTCTGCATGCGCCTCGACTGGTACTCGCGCGACAAGTAG
- a CDS encoding carboxylate--amine ligase: MSLFDTRVPAVLLRTDRNPFHHGTLGAVRSLGRAGVDVHVVADCARSPVRTSRYVTELHTPPPPGASPADITAALRRVAARIERPAVLIPMDDACAVAVGRARAELAPAFLLPDQPGDLPGRVADKAELAGVCASLGVPHPETLVPDGPAEAARAAWRLGLPVVAKWSRPWLVPPGGGLRSTVLVRSAREAGELYRRAEEAGSRLLLQAFLPPGPDRDWFFHGYADRSGTVRAGGPGRKTRARPRGAGLTAVGRWTPNPQVQALAERVTGELGYRGVFDLDFRRCGATGGYHLLDFNPRPGAQFRLFTDSAGLDVVRALHLDLTDRALPDGVPRPGRTFVVENYAPLSALRPMPGGRELAWHAPDDRAPGRALWTLWGRHVTGRVLDRARSRRARPANEAPARARVVRQAGAPRADRAGQPDHPGGDRAGSH, translated from the coding sequence GTGTCGCTGTTCGACACCCGCGTCCCCGCCGTTCTGTTGCGGACCGACCGGAATCCCTTTCACCACGGAACGCTGGGCGCCGTGCGTTCGCTCGGTCGGGCGGGAGTGGACGTGCACGTCGTCGCGGACTGCGCGCGCAGCCCCGTCCGGACCTCCCGCTACGTGACGGAGCTGCACACTCCCCCGCCGCCCGGCGCGTCGCCCGCCGACATCACGGCGGCCCTGCGCCGGGTGGCGGCACGGATCGAGCGTCCGGCCGTACTGATTCCGATGGACGACGCGTGTGCCGTGGCGGTGGGCCGGGCGCGGGCCGAGCTGGCGCCGGCGTTTCTGCTGCCGGACCAGCCGGGCGACCTGCCCGGACGGGTCGCCGACAAGGCGGAGCTGGCCGGGGTGTGCGCCTCCCTGGGCGTGCCGCACCCCGAGACACTGGTCCCGGACGGACCGGCGGAGGCGGCGCGGGCCGCGTGGCGGCTGGGTCTGCCGGTGGTGGCGAAGTGGAGCCGTCCCTGGCTGGTGCCCCCGGGCGGCGGGCTGCGCAGCACGGTGCTGGTGCGCTCGGCACGGGAGGCCGGGGAGCTGTACCGGCGGGCCGAGGAGGCGGGGAGCCGGCTGCTGCTCCAGGCGTTCCTGCCGCCGGGGCCGGACCGCGACTGGTTCTTCCACGGGTACGCCGACCGCTCGGGCACGGTCCGGGCGGGCGGGCCGGGCCGCAAGACCCGGGCCAGGCCGCGCGGTGCCGGTCTGACCGCGGTGGGCCGCTGGACGCCCAACCCGCAGGTGCAGGCGCTGGCCGAGCGGGTCACCGGCGAGCTGGGCTACCGGGGCGTCTTCGACCTCGACTTCCGCCGCTGCGGTGCGACGGGCGGCTACCACCTGCTCGACTTCAACCCGCGTCCCGGCGCGCAGTTCCGGCTCTTCACCGACTCCGCCGGGCTGGACGTCGTACGGGCCCTGCACCTGGACCTGACCGACCGGGCCCTGCCGGACGGGGTGCCGCGGCCGGGGCGGACCTTCGTGGTGGAGAACTACGCGCCGCTGAGCGCGCTGCGGCCGATGCCCGGCGGGCGGGAGCTGGCCTGGCACGCCCCCGACGACCGGGCGCCGGGCCGGGCCCTGTGGACCCTGTGGGGACGCCACGTGACCGGCCGGGTGCTGGACCGCGCGCGCAGCCGGCGCGCGCGCCCGGCGAACGAGGCCCCTGCCCGCGCCCGCGTGGTTCGCCAGGCGGGTGCCCCGCGGGCCGACCGTGCGGGACAGCCGGACCACCCGGGGGGCGACCGGGCGGGCAGCCACTGA
- a CDS encoding chaplin produces MVAAAAATGILSLCGSPALADSQADGAAKNSPGVASGNALQAPVDVPVNVCGNTVDVIAALNPAFGNECENDSDEHKKSGSGEDTSVPSDTDASDTDASGTGGSGADASGTAVGSPGVGSGNAVQLPIEVPVNLCGNTVDVIAALNPVFGNECENRSEEPPGYGEEEPPPPTTPPTDEEEPPPPPSEEEPPPPAEEEKTPPAPQTEQPPVLAETGSEGTLGAAAAGAVLIAGGAILYRRGRASATR; encoded by the coding sequence ATGGTCGCGGCTGCCGCCGCGACGGGCATCCTTTCCCTGTGCGGCAGCCCCGCCCTGGCCGACTCGCAAGCGGACGGAGCCGCCAAGAACTCGCCGGGCGTCGCGTCCGGCAACGCCCTCCAGGCCCCGGTCGACGTACCGGTGAACGTCTGCGGCAACACGGTCGACGTGATCGCGGCGCTCAACCCCGCCTTCGGCAACGAGTGCGAGAACGACTCGGACGAGCACAAGAAGAGCGGCTCCGGCGAGGACACGTCCGTCCCGTCCGACACCGACGCATCCGACACCGACGCTTCCGGCACCGGTGGGAGCGGCGCCGACGCGAGCGGCACCGCCGTGGGTTCGCCGGGCGTCGGCTCCGGCAACGCCGTGCAGCTCCCGATCGAGGTGCCGGTCAACCTCTGCGGCAACACGGTCGACGTGATCGCCGCGCTCAACCCGGTCTTCGGCAACGAGTGCGAGAACCGCTCGGAGGAGCCCCCCGGCTACGGCGAGGAGGAGCCGCCGCCCCCCACCACCCCGCCCACGGACGAGGAGGAGCCGCCCCCGCCGCCGAGCGAGGAGGAGCCCCCGCCGCCCGCCGAGGAGGAGAAGACTCCGCCCGCCCCGCAGACGGAGCAGCCGCCCGTCCTGGCCGAGACCGGCAGTGAGGGCACGCTGGGCGCCGCGGCCGCGGGTGCCGTGCTGATCGCCGGCGGAGCGATTCTGTACCGCAGGGGCCGGGCCTCCGCCACGCGCTGA
- the chpD gene encoding chaplin ChpD, with the protein MKKTAAVVAGAIMALGMAAPAFADADAKGAAIGSPGVLSGNVVQVPVHVPVNVCGNSINVVGLLNPAFGNECEND; encoded by the coding sequence ATGAAGAAAACCGCTGCCGTCGTCGCGGGCGCGATCATGGCTCTCGGCATGGCCGCCCCGGCCTTCGCCGACGCCGACGCCAAGGGCGCCGCGATCGGCTCCCCGGGCGTCCTGTCCGGCAACGTCGTCCAGGTTCCCGTCCACGTTCCCGTCAACGTGTGCGGCAACAGCATCAACGTCGTTGGTCTGCTGAACCCGGCGTTCGGCAACGAGTGCGAGAACGACTGA
- the rdlA gene encoding rodlin RdlA yields the protein MLKKAMVAAAAAASVIGMSAAAAPQALAIGDDNGPSVANGNGAKSAFGNSATKGDMSPQLSLVEGTLNKPCLGVEDINAAVINLVPVQDINVLSDDLNQQCADNSTQAKRDGALSHVLEDLSVLSANGEGRD from the coding sequence GTGCTCAAGAAGGCAATGGTCGCCGCGGCGGCTGCCGCTTCTGTGATCGGCATGTCGGCTGCGGCCGCTCCTCAGGCTCTTGCCATCGGGGACGACAACGGGCCGTCCGTGGCCAACGGCAACGGCGCCAAGTCGGCGTTCGGCAACTCGGCGACCAAGGGCGACATGAGCCCGCAGCTGTCGCTGGTCGAGGGCACGCTGAACAAGCCGTGCCTGGGCGTCGAGGACATCAACGCCGCCGTCATTAACCTCGTGCCGGTCCAGGACATCAACGTCCTGTCGGACGACCTGAACCAGCAGTGCGCGGACAACTCCACGCAGGCCAAGCGGGACGGCGCCCTGTCGCACGTCCTGGAGGACCTGTCGGTTCTGTCGGCGAACGGCGAGGGCCGGGACTGA
- the rdlB gene encoding rodlin RdlB — MIKKVAAYAAIAASVMGASAAAAPQAMAIGDDSGPVSANGNGASQYFGNSATHGNMSPQMALIQGSFNKPCIAVSDIPVSVVGLVPIQDIPVLSDDLNQQCAENSTQTKRDGALAHLLEDVSILSANGEGGKG; from the coding sequence GTGATCAAGAAGGTAGCCGCCTACGCGGCGATCGCCGCCTCCGTCATGGGCGCCTCCGCTGCCGCGGCCCCGCAGGCGATGGCGATCGGCGACGACAGCGGGCCCGTCTCGGCCAACGGGAACGGGGCCTCGCAGTACTTCGGCAACTCGGCGACCCACGGCAACATGAGCCCGCAGATGGCGCTCATCCAGGGGTCGTTCAACAAGCCGTGCATCGCGGTCAGCGACATCCCGGTCAGCGTCGTCGGACTGGTCCCGATCCAGGACATCCCGGTCCTGTCGGACGACCTGAACCAGCAGTGCGCGGAGAACTCCACGCAGACCAAGCGCGACGGTGCGCTGGCCCACCTGCTGGAGGACGTGTCGATCCTGTCGGCGAACGGCGAGGGCGGCAAGGGCTGA
- a CDS encoding AMP-dependent synthetase/ligase, which translates to MGVRKDLKRARNRGGPVSRASTETVRDAYGAVREARTAPLAPRPATGSTADIPFTNAAEAPDAVVLRREENGAWRPVTAAGFAREVTAVAKGLIAAGLEPGGRVAVMSRTRYEWTVLDFAIWAAGGQTVPVYATSSADQVEWIVRDSGARHLVTETAANTAAVLAGTAAHPERPRVWELDAGALADLTALGLGVSDEEVTKRRTALTPDAVATVCYTSGTTGRPKGCVLTHANLHAEAANTVELLHPIFKEVTGQTASTLLFLPLAHILGRTIQIACLLARIEIGHFPSIRPDELRPALKSFRPTFLVGVPYLFEKIHDTGRATAEKIGRGASFERAHRLAVRFGGAHLERFLGRGKGPALGLWAGWALYDLLVYRRVRAELGGRMRYAISGGSPLDRDLNLFFYAAGIMVYEGYGLTETTAAATIVPPLGPRPGTVGPPVPGTSVRIADDGEVLVKGGIVFGAYRGNPEATDAALTDGWFATGDLGSLDDDGYLTITGRKKDLLVTSGGKNVSPAVLEDRLRSRPPVAQCLVVGDNRPFVGALITLDPDAVAHWLSVRKLPADTPMSEVVRDERMRADVQKAVDHANAAVSRAESIRAFRLVEGEFTEENGLLTPSLKVKRHAAVAAYADDIEALYAPPGR; encoded by the coding sequence ATGGGCGTACGCAAGGACCTGAAACGGGCGAGAAACCGCGGTGGCCCGGTGTCCCGCGCGAGCACCGAGACCGTCAGGGACGCCTACGGTGCCGTCCGCGAGGCCCGCACCGCACCCCTCGCGCCCCGTCCCGCCACCGGCAGCACCGCCGACATCCCGTTCACCAACGCCGCCGAGGCCCCCGACGCGGTGGTCCTGCGTCGCGAGGAGAACGGCGCCTGGCGGCCCGTCACCGCGGCCGGGTTCGCCCGCGAGGTGACCGCGGTGGCCAAGGGCCTGATCGCGGCCGGCCTGGAACCGGGCGGACGGGTCGCCGTCATGTCCCGCACCCGCTACGAGTGGACCGTCCTGGACTTCGCGATCTGGGCGGCCGGCGGCCAGACCGTCCCCGTCTACGCCACCTCCTCCGCCGACCAGGTCGAGTGGATCGTCCGCGACTCGGGCGCCCGGCACCTCGTCACCGAGACCGCCGCCAACACCGCCGCCGTCCTGGCCGGCACCGCCGCCCACCCCGAACGCCCGCGCGTCTGGGAACTCGACGCGGGCGCGCTCGCCGACCTCACCGCCCTCGGCCTGGGCGTGAGCGACGAGGAGGTCACCAAACGCCGCACCGCCCTGACCCCGGACGCGGTGGCGACCGTCTGCTACACCTCCGGCACTACCGGCCGCCCCAAGGGCTGCGTCCTCACCCACGCCAACCTGCACGCCGAGGCCGCCAACACGGTCGAGCTGCTGCACCCGATCTTCAAGGAGGTCACCGGCCAGACCGCCTCGACGCTCCTCTTCCTGCCGCTCGCCCACATCCTGGGCCGCACGATCCAGATCGCCTGCCTGCTGGCCCGCATCGAGATCGGTCACTTCCCGAGCATCAGGCCCGACGAACTGCGCCCCGCGCTCAAGTCGTTCCGCCCCACCTTCCTGGTCGGCGTCCCGTACCTCTTCGAGAAGATCCACGACACCGGCCGGGCGACCGCCGAGAAGATCGGCCGCGGCGCCTCCTTCGAGCGCGCCCACCGCCTCGCCGTCCGCTTCGGCGGCGCCCACCTGGAACGCTTCCTCGGCCGCGGCAAGGGCCCCGCCCTCGGCCTGTGGGCCGGCTGGGCCCTGTACGACCTGCTGGTCTACCGGCGGGTGCGGGCCGAACTGGGCGGCCGCATGCGCTACGCCATCAGCGGCGGCTCCCCGCTCGACCGCGACCTCAACCTCTTCTTCTACGCCGCCGGAATCATGGTCTACGAGGGCTACGGCCTCACCGAGACCACCGCCGCCGCCACCATCGTCCCGCCGCTCGGCCCCCGTCCCGGCACCGTCGGTCCGCCCGTCCCCGGTACCTCCGTGCGCATCGCGGACGACGGCGAGGTGCTCGTCAAGGGCGGCATCGTCTTCGGCGCCTACCGGGGCAACCCGGAGGCCACCGACGCGGCCCTCACCGACGGCTGGTTCGCCACCGGCGACCTCGGCTCCCTCGACGACGACGGCTACCTCACCATCACCGGCCGCAAGAAGGACCTGCTGGTCACCTCCGGCGGCAAGAACGTCTCCCCGGCCGTCCTGGAGGACCGCCTGCGCAGCCGCCCGCCCGTCGCGCAGTGCCTCGTCGTCGGCGACAACCGCCCGTTCGTCGGCGCCCTGATCACCCTCGACCCGGACGCCGTCGCCCACTGGCTGTCGGTGCGCAAGCTGCCCGCCGACACCCCGATGTCCGAGGTCGTACGGGACGAGAGGATGCGGGCCGATGTCCAGAAGGCCGTGGACCACGCCAACGCGGCGGTCTCCCGGGCCGAGTCGATCCGCGCCTTCCGGCTGGTCGAGGGCGAGTTCACCGAGGAGAACGGGCTGCTGACCCCGTCGCTGAAGGTGAAGCGGCACGCGGCCGTCGCGGCGTACGCGGACGACATCGAGGCCCTGTACGCGCCGCCCGGGCGCTGA
- a CDS encoding vWA domain-containing protein produces MKRYRTRRPVGALLALTAAGGLLLTGCGGGDDAAQGAKDTAADSRGGGYAPAPDGPRGGTSTGEAGETEGNGDSREVAPDPDHLSTFALDVDTASYGYARRTLSEGRLPDPSTVRPEEFVNSFRQDYDRPDGDGFTVSVDGARTEEEDWSLVRVGLATRTAEQRGERPPAALTFVIDVSGSMGEPGRLDLAQDSLATMTDQLRDDDSVALVTFSDEAETVLPMTRLGDHRGRVHDAIDSLEPTESTNLGAGVETGYDTAVEGRRGGATNRVVLVSDALANTGDTDADTILERIADERREHGITLFGVGVGSDYGDALMERLADKGDGHTTYVSDAEDAREVFCEQLPRHIELTARDAKAQVAFDPETVAEFRLVGYDNRQVPDEDFRDDRVDGGEVGPGHTVTALYAVRTRPGADGHLATATVRWLDPDSRTPHEESGDVETDALGDSVWEADRGLRVTATAAYFADALRSSSSSSSSSSYDGDTRHGSLPGAPGLGELAERAGSLAGRTEDEDVRRLAEAIGTANRLT; encoded by the coding sequence ATGAAGCGGTACCGGACACGAAGGCCGGTCGGCGCGCTGCTCGCGCTCACGGCGGCGGGCGGCCTGCTGCTCACCGGCTGCGGGGGAGGGGACGACGCGGCCCAGGGGGCGAAGGACACCGCCGCCGACTCACGGGGCGGCGGCTACGCGCCCGCGCCCGACGGCCCACGCGGCGGCACATCCACCGGGGAGGCCGGGGAGACGGAAGGCAACGGCGACTCCCGGGAGGTCGCCCCCGACCCCGATCACCTCTCCACCTTCGCCCTCGACGTGGACACCGCCTCCTACGGCTACGCCCGCCGCACCCTCTCCGAGGGCCGGCTGCCCGACCCGTCGACGGTCCGGCCCGAGGAGTTCGTCAACAGCTTCCGCCAGGACTACGACCGTCCCGACGGCGACGGCTTCACGGTGAGCGTGGACGGCGCCCGCACCGAGGAGGAGGACTGGTCGCTGGTCCGCGTGGGCCTCGCCACCCGCACCGCCGAGCAGCGCGGCGAACGCCCGCCCGCCGCACTGACGTTCGTCATCGACGTCTCCGGCTCGATGGGTGAGCCCGGCCGTCTGGACCTCGCCCAGGATTCCCTCGCCACCATGACCGACCAGCTGCGCGACGACGACTCGGTCGCGCTCGTCACCTTCAGCGACGAGGCCGAGACGGTGCTGCCGATGACCCGGCTCGGCGATCACCGCGGCCGGGTCCACGACGCGATCGACAGCCTGGAGCCGACCGAGTCCACCAACCTCGGCGCGGGCGTCGAGACCGGCTACGACACCGCCGTCGAGGGCCGCCGCGGGGGCGCCACCAACCGCGTCGTCCTCGTCTCCGACGCCCTGGCCAACACCGGTGACACCGACGCGGACACCATCCTCGAACGCATCGCGGACGAGCGCCGCGAGCACGGCATCACCCTCTTCGGGGTCGGCGTCGGCAGCGACTACGGCGACGCCCTGATGGAACGCCTCGCCGACAAGGGCGACGGCCACACCACGTACGTCTCGGACGCCGAGGACGCCCGCGAGGTCTTCTGCGAGCAACTCCCGCGCCACATCGAGCTGACCGCCCGCGACGCCAAGGCCCAGGTCGCCTTCGACCCGGAGACGGTCGCCGAGTTCCGCCTCGTCGGCTACGACAACCGGCAGGTGCCCGACGAGGACTTCCGCGACGACCGCGTCGACGGCGGCGAGGTGGGCCCCGGCCACACCGTCACCGCGCTGTACGCCGTGCGCACCCGGCCCGGCGCCGACGGACACCTCGCGACGGCCACCGTCCGCTGGCTCGACCCCGACAGCCGGACCCCGCACGAGGAGTCCGGCGACGTGGAGACCGACGCCCTCGGCGACTCGGTCTGGGAGGCGGACCGTGGCCTGCGGGTCACCGCGACCGCCGCGTACTTCGCGGACGCGCTCCGGTCCTCGTCCTCCTCGTCCTCCTCGTCCTCCTACGACGGCGACACCCGACACGGCTCCCTGCCGGGCGCGCCCGGCCTCGGTGAACTCGCCGAGCGCGCCGGCTCTCTGGCCGGCCGTACCGAGGACGAGGACGTCCGGCGACTGGCCGAGGCGATCGGCACGGCGAACCGGCTGACCTGA
- a CDS encoding ABC transporter permease: MSTLADRAEPTGAQEVAEGYRAGRTLPVRVEMVRQLKRRRTLVMGGILFALPFVLLVAFRIGGEPGGSNNQVSLMDSATASGANFAAVNLFASAGFLLVVPVALFFGDTVASEAGWSSLRYLLAAPVPRARLLWSKLVVALTLSLAAIVLLPLVALAVGTAAYGWGPLELPTGGSLPTGTAAERLALTVAYVFVSQLVTAALAFWLSTKTDAPLGAVGGAVGLTIIGNVLDEVTALGDWRDFLPAHWQYAWLDTVRPELDWTRLIQGTSLSVTYALVLFALAFRNFSRKDVVS, from the coding sequence ATGAGCACGCTGGCCGACCGCGCCGAGCCCACCGGCGCCCAGGAGGTCGCCGAGGGCTACCGCGCGGGCCGCACGCTGCCCGTCCGGGTCGAAATGGTCCGGCAGCTGAAGCGGCGGCGCACCCTCGTCATGGGCGGCATCCTCTTCGCCCTCCCGTTCGTGCTCCTCGTCGCCTTCCGGATCGGCGGCGAGCCGGGCGGGTCGAACAACCAGGTCAGCCTGATGGACTCGGCCACCGCGTCGGGGGCGAACTTCGCCGCGGTGAACCTGTTCGCCTCCGCGGGCTTCCTGCTCGTCGTGCCCGTCGCCCTGTTCTTCGGGGACACGGTCGCCTCCGAGGCCGGCTGGTCCTCCCTGCGCTACCTGCTCGCCGCGCCGGTACCCCGCGCCCGCCTGCTCTGGTCCAAGCTGGTCGTCGCCCTCACCCTCAGCCTCGCCGCGATCGTCCTGCTGCCCCTGGTCGCCCTCGCCGTCGGCACCGCCGCCTACGGCTGGGGCCCGCTGGAACTGCCCACCGGCGGCAGCCTGCCCACCGGCACCGCCGCCGAGCGCCTCGCCCTCACGGTGGCGTACGTCTTCGTCTCGCAACTGGTCACCGCCGCGCTGGCGTTCTGGCTCTCCACCAAGACGGACGCCCCGCTCGGCGCGGTCGGCGGCGCGGTCGGCCTGACCATCATCGGCAACGTCCTGGACGAGGTGACCGCCCTCGGCGACTGGCGCGACTTCCTGCCCGCCCACTGGCAGTACGCCTGGCTGGACACGGTCCGCCCCGAGCTGGACTGGACCCGCCTGATCCAGGGCACCTCGCTCTCGGTGACGTACGCGCTGGTCCTGTTCGCCCTGGCCTTCAGGAACTTCTCCCGCAAGGACGTGGTCTCCTAG